A genomic region of Hyalangium gracile contains the following coding sequences:
- a CDS encoding Ppx/GppA phosphatase family protein — translation MPTSTTQPVLAAIDVGTNAVRLELARPDPDGALETLHQERDPIRPGEGVFATGSMPRETADRLLSTLRRYAALCRRHKARVRAVATSALREARNRAEIVRRVRDEAGLDLEVVSGKEEARLICLGVLHRKPPGARSLLVDIGGGSTEVATATGEKPDNLWSLALGAVRLTEVFNASKAVTPKQLRLMRSFVAEVVRKTLPEKLSRLPRVALGSSGTINAVVSFASGDSGSNASVRQLTQAVETLADMPPERRRKRFDPRRADIIVSGAIILEGVAKHLGVESVTAVNRGLRDGLLVDLLYRQDASRDDTSLADAAIAIGRRFFFDEKHSQQVARLALALFDQLAALHHLPLSTRPYLEVAALLHDIGTAVNYERHHKHTYYLIHHADLPGLADRERELVARVARYHRRSPPDVKHSGMVGLLPSEARTVRKLATLLRLANALDCSHQQLIKSIKASVSRDGVALHLRTRQPLDLELWTVEREVASFRGVYGKRLSFHVAR, via the coding sequence ATGCCCACTTCGACGACCCAGCCTGTTCTTGCCGCCATTGACGTGGGAACCAACGCTGTGCGGCTGGAGCTCGCCCGCCCGGATCCCGATGGGGCGCTCGAGACCCTCCACCAGGAGAGAGATCCCATCCGGCCGGGCGAGGGGGTGTTCGCCACCGGCTCCATGCCCCGGGAGACGGCGGACCGGCTGCTCTCCACGCTGCGCCGCTATGCCGCGCTGTGCCGTCGCCACAAGGCCCGGGTGCGCGCCGTGGCCACCAGCGCGCTGCGCGAGGCTCGCAACCGCGCCGAGATCGTCCGCCGCGTGCGCGACGAGGCGGGGCTGGATCTCGAGGTGGTGAGCGGCAAGGAGGAGGCGCGCCTCATCTGCCTGGGCGTGCTGCACCGCAAGCCGCCCGGCGCCCGCTCTCTCTTGGTGGACATCGGCGGAGGCTCCACCGAGGTGGCCACCGCCACGGGCGAGAAGCCGGACAACCTGTGGAGCCTGGCACTAGGCGCGGTGCGGCTCACGGAGGTGTTCAACGCCTCCAAGGCCGTGACGCCCAAGCAGCTGCGGCTCATGCGCAGCTTCGTGGCGGAGGTGGTGCGCAAGACGCTGCCGGAGAAGCTCTCGCGGCTGCCCCGGGTGGCGCTGGGCTCGTCCGGCACCATCAACGCGGTGGTGTCCTTCGCCTCCGGCGACAGCGGCAGCAACGCCTCCGTGCGCCAGCTCACCCAGGCGGTGGAGACCCTGGCGGACATGCCTCCGGAGCGGCGGCGCAAGCGCTTCGATCCGCGGCGCGCGGACATCATCGTCTCCGGGGCCATCATCCTCGAGGGCGTGGCGAAGCACCTGGGCGTGGAGTCCGTGACGGCCGTCAACCGCGGCCTGCGCGACGGGCTGCTGGTGGATCTGCTCTACCGGCAGGACGCCTCGCGCGATGACACCAGCCTGGCGGACGCGGCCATCGCCATCGGCCGGCGCTTCTTCTTCGACGAGAAGCACTCGCAGCAGGTGGCGCGGCTGGCCCTGGCCCTGTTCGATCAGCTCGCGGCGCTGCACCACCTGCCGCTGTCCACCCGGCCCTACCTGGAGGTGGCGGCGCTGCTGCACGACATCGGCACGGCGGTGAACTACGAGCGCCACCACAAGCACACCTATTACCTCATCCACCACGCGGACCTGCCCGGCCTGGCCGACCGCGAGCGCGAGCTGGTGGCGCGGGTGGCCCGCTACCACCGCCGCAGCCCGCCGGATGTGAAGCACTCGGGGATGGTGGGCCTGCTGCCTTCCGAGGCACGCACGGTGCGCAAGCTCGCCACCCTGCTGCGCCTGGCCAACGCGCTGGACTGCAGCCACCAGCAGCTCATCAAGTCCATCAAGGCCTCCGTCAGCCGCGATGGCGTGGCGCTGCACCTGCGCACGCGCCAGCCGCTGGACCTGGAGCTGTGGACCGTGGAGCGCGAGGTGGCCTCCTTCCGGGGCGTCTACGGCAAGCGGCTGTCCTTCCACGTCGCCCGCTAG
- a CDS encoding zinc-dependent alcohol dehydrogenase, which translates to MKAVVFHGIGDIRLDDVEEPRIEKPTDAIVRLNASAICGTDLHMVRGTMPGMRPGTILGHEGVGFIEELGEDVRNFNVGDRVVICSTIACGSCVYCRAGYYSQCNEANPNGPLAGTAFFGGPEMTGPFHGMQAEKVRVPFAHVGMVRVPEGITDEQAILVSDIFPTGYFGAELAEIKPGDTVAVFGAGPVGQFAIVSAKLLGAGRVFAIDCHEDRLDMARAQGAEIINFDQEDPVETLRRLTNGIGVDRAIDAVGVDSMHAHHGPAAKAAKKEAAEFKRELKEVAPKTNPDGGNWVPGDAPAQALMWAVQALAKAGTLSIIGVYPQTARTFPIGEAMNKNLTLKMGNCDHRKYIPKLLELVRTGVVDPTAILSRVESMTSAIDAYRNFDLRKPGWLKVELEPPMLT; encoded by the coding sequence ATGAAAGCCGTCGTTTTTCATGGAATCGGAGACATCCGGCTCGATGACGTCGAGGAGCCGAGGATCGAGAAGCCCACGGACGCCATCGTGCGCCTGAACGCCAGCGCCATCTGTGGCACGGACCTGCACATGGTGCGCGGGACGATGCCGGGGATGCGCCCCGGAACCATCCTCGGCCACGAGGGCGTGGGCTTCATCGAGGAGCTGGGCGAGGACGTGCGCAACTTCAACGTGGGCGACCGCGTCGTCATCTGCTCCACCATCGCCTGCGGCAGCTGCGTGTACTGCCGCGCGGGCTACTACTCCCAATGCAACGAGGCCAACCCCAACGGGCCACTGGCGGGCACGGCCTTCTTCGGCGGGCCGGAGATGACCGGGCCCTTCCACGGCATGCAGGCCGAGAAGGTGCGCGTGCCGTTCGCGCACGTGGGCATGGTGCGGGTGCCGGAGGGCATCACGGACGAGCAGGCCATCCTCGTCTCGGACATCTTCCCCACCGGCTACTTCGGCGCGGAGCTGGCGGAGATCAAACCCGGGGACACCGTGGCGGTATTCGGCGCGGGCCCCGTGGGGCAGTTCGCCATCGTGAGCGCCAAGCTGCTGGGCGCCGGGCGGGTGTTCGCCATCGACTGCCATGAGGACCGGCTGGACATGGCCCGCGCCCAGGGCGCCGAGATCATCAACTTCGATCAGGAGGATCCGGTGGAGACGCTGCGCCGGCTCACCAACGGCATCGGCGTGGACCGGGCCATCGACGCGGTGGGCGTGGACTCCATGCACGCGCACCACGGGCCGGCGGCGAAGGCGGCCAAGAAGGAGGCCGCCGAGTTCAAGCGCGAGCTGAAGGAGGTGGCGCCCAAGACGAACCCGGACGGCGGCAACTGGGTGCCCGGGGATGCGCCGGCGCAGGCGCTCATGTGGGCGGTGCAAGCCCTGGCCAAGGCGGGCACGCTGTCCATCATCGGCGTCTACCCGCAGACGGCGCGCACCTTCCCCATCGGCGAGGCGATGAACAAGAACCTCACGCTGAAGATGGGCAACTGCGACCACCGCAAGTACATCCCCAAGCTGCTGGAGCTGGTGCGCACCGGCGTGGTGGACCCCACCGCCATCCTCTCGCGCGTGGAGTCGATGACGAGCGCCATCGACGCCTACCGCAACTTCGACCTGCGCAAGCCGGGCTGGCTCAAGGTGGAGCTCGAGCCGCCCATGCTCACCTGA